Proteins encoded within one genomic window of Pygocentrus nattereri isolate fPygNat1 chromosome 9, fPygNat1.pri, whole genome shotgun sequence:
- the LOC108417808 gene encoding chemokine XC receptor 1-like, producing MENSEEGENANSTFGYYDYYDYYYSPPLLCQNEALIKAVSTDFPIVLTIVVLLSLIGNVLVLVMFGLFENLKSLTNIFILNLALSDLIFTLGLPFWACYLMWSWTFGDFMCKSVNFIFSAGFHSSIVFLMLMSIERYVAVAHPRSDWNRWQGFVFPVITWVFSFAAASPELLYSEVTPDPKDSKKRYCTYYSTEAIIGVTYQQNILFVVAFSVVGFCYIRIILTIPKSQRNNRNRTRRLIFSIVVLFFICWAPYNIVMFLNTLHFHQIDIFTSCDAFIHLDSALYVCKVLACSHCCLNPVLYVFVDVKFRNNLRMLLQKMFRC from the exons ATGG AAAACAGTGAAGAGGGAGAAAATGCAAATAGCACATTTGGATATTATGACTATTATGACTATTATTACTCTCCTCCTCTGCTATGTCAAAACGAAGCTTTGATCAAAGctgtttccactgattttcccaTAGTCCTCACCATTGTGGTCCTCCTTAGTCTAATTGGTAACGTCCTGGTTCTGGTGATGTTTGGACTCTTTGAAAATCTCAAATCACTGACCAACATCTTCATCCTCAACTTGGCTCTCTCTGACCTGATCTTCACACTTGGGCTTCCATTTTGGGCTTGCTATCTCATGTGGAGCTGGACGTTTGGCGACTTTATGTGTAAAAGTGTGAACTTTATCTTCTCTGCTGGATTTCATAGCAGCATTGTGTTCCTGATGCTGATGTCAATTGAGCGCTATGTAGCAGTGGCCCATCCTCGGTCAGACTGGAATAGATGGCAGGGATTTGTCTTTCCTGTCATTACTTGGGTGTTTAGCTTTGCAGCAGCTTCACCAGAATTACTGTACAGTGAAGTCACGCCTGACCCAAAAGACTCTAAAAAACGTTACTGTACGTATTACAGCACTGAAGCTATCATTGGTGTTACATATCAACagaacattttgtttgttgttgccTTTTCAGTCGTGGGTTTTTGCTACATAAGAATTATTCTGACCATCCCAAAGTCCCAGAGGAACAACAGAAACAGGACTAGAAGATTGATCTTCTCTATTGTGGTGTTGTTCTTTATCTGCTGGGCTCCTTATAACATTGTGATGTTTCTGAACACGTtgcattttcatcagattgacaTTTTTACATCGTGTGATGCGTTCATTCATCTTGATTCTGCGCTTTATGTCTGCAAAGTGCTCGCTTGTTCCCACTGCTGCTTGAATCCAGTTctttatgtttttgttgatgtaaAATTCCGTAATAATTTGAGGATGCTTCTACAGAAAATGTTTCGATGTTGA